A window of the Thermoanaerobaculales bacterium genome harbors these coding sequences:
- a CDS encoding L,D-transpeptidase has protein sequence MSTPENPQLPLRPADAPEAFPALPPPQPARRRRWPWWLLGSLLGAAAIGCAALLALGTRTAVATLDRAAPCLAELAEAADPKAAERAAQRLTALRPQGRYIVIDSHRNRLQVFEDGARLLDAVCSTGSGTVLVHPSGKKVWTFDTPLGERRVIRKVRNPVWSKPDWAFIEEGFQPPKDPSLRIDSMSLGDYALYLGDGYIIHGTLFQTLLGQGVTHGCVRLGDEDLEYVYRAIPVGARVYLY, from the coding sequence GTGAGCACGCCCGAGAACCCCCAGCTGCCGCTTCGCCCGGCGGACGCGCCCGAGGCATTCCCCGCGCTGCCGCCGCCCCAGCCGGCCCGCCGCCGGCGCTGGCCATGGTGGCTGCTCGGGTCCCTGCTGGGCGCCGCGGCCATCGGGTGCGCCGCCCTGCTTGCGCTCGGCACCCGGACCGCGGTCGCGACCCTCGACCGCGCGGCTCCCTGCCTCGCCGAGCTCGCCGAGGCCGCCGATCCCAAGGCCGCGGAGCGCGCCGCGCAGCGACTCACGGCGCTGCGTCCACAAGGCCGCTACATCGTGATCGACAGTCACCGCAACCGGCTGCAGGTCTTCGAGGACGGGGCGAGGCTGCTCGACGCGGTCTGCTCGACCGGCAGCGGCACGGTCCTCGTCCACCCGTCCGGCAAGAAGGTCTGGACCTTCGACACCCCGCTCGGCGAGCGCCGTGTCATCCGCAAGGTGCGCAACCCGGTCTGGTCCAAGCCCGACTGGGCTTTCATCGAGGAGGGCTTCCAGCCGCCCAAGGACCCCAGTCTCCGGATCGACTCGATGTCGCTCGGCGATTACGCCCTGTACCTCGGCGACGGCTACATCATTCACGGAACCCTGTTCCAGACCCTGCTCGGACAGGGCGTCACCCACGGCTGCGTGCGGCTCGGCGATGAGGATCTCGAGTATGTCTACCGCGCGATTCCTGTTGGCGCTCGCGTGTATCTCTACTAG
- a CDS encoding L,D-transpeptidase family protein: MTIALAVGLGCADPGPAPYEWIGTRRALGRAVAELRPVDPEAAEEVERLVASAEVATAAEYAAPPWRREPGRGAAAWLRAANTASKSLKEVRALRAAQAQRLDGLLERAESRIAIASRRIGRSGMSARDAGNVAAGRTHVETARRLAAHGEYPAAIEHAAQALTLAAELDASWNRNHVRFSDPSLLALWRGQAQAAIDESRRSRTSAIVVDKLRRKVNLYKSGRRVAQYDAELGGNGLERKLHSGDRATPEGRYRITVKKSGRATKYYLALLIDYPNAEDYRRYRQGVANGSVPRRAGIGGLIEIHGGGGSGRDWTDGCIALTNEDMDRLYPQVQKGTSVTIVGTL; this comes from the coding sequence ATGACGATCGCGCTGGCGGTCGGCCTCGGCTGTGCCGATCCGGGACCTGCCCCATACGAGTGGATCGGCACGCGCAGGGCTCTCGGCCGGGCGGTCGCCGAGCTGCGCCCGGTCGACCCGGAGGCGGCCGAGGAAGTCGAGCGGCTGGTTGCGAGCGCCGAGGTGGCGACTGCCGCGGAGTACGCGGCACCACCGTGGCGTCGTGAACCGGGGCGCGGGGCGGCGGCCTGGCTGCGAGCCGCCAACACCGCGAGCAAGAGCCTCAAGGAGGTCAGGGCCCTGCGCGCCGCCCAGGCCCAACGCCTCGACGGTCTGCTCGAGCGGGCCGAGTCCCGGATCGCCATCGCCAGCCGGCGGATCGGGAGGTCCGGGATGAGCGCGCGCGACGCGGGCAACGTGGCGGCCGGCCGCACCCACGTCGAGACTGCGCGGCGGCTCGCGGCGCACGGCGAGTACCCCGCTGCGATCGAGCACGCGGCCCAGGCGTTGACCCTCGCTGCCGAGCTCGACGCCTCGTGGAACCGGAACCACGTCCGCTTCTCCGACCCCTCGCTCCTCGCCCTCTGGCGAGGCCAGGCGCAGGCGGCGATCGACGAGTCGCGGCGCAGCCGGACGTCGGCGATCGTGGTCGACAAGCTCCGCCGCAAAGTCAACCTCTACAAGTCCGGACGCAGGGTCGCCCAGTACGACGCCGAGCTCGGCGGCAACGGGCTCGAGCGCAAGCTCCACTCGGGCGACCGGGCGACGCCGGAGGGACGCTACCGGATCACCGTCAAGAAGTCCGGCCGCGCCACCAAGTACTACCTCGCCCTGCTGATCGACTACCCTAACGCCGAGGACTACCGTCGATACCGCCAGGGAGTCGCGAACGGGTCGGTGCCACGGCGGGCTGGAATCGGCGGGCTGATCGAGATTCACGGTGGGGGCGGCAGCGGACGTGACTGGACCGACGGCTGCATCGCCCTGACCAATGAGGACATGGACCGGCTCTACCCGCAGGTCCAGAAGGGCACCTCGGTGACCATCGTGGGGACGCTGTGA
- a CDS encoding PQQ-binding-like beta-propeller repeat protein, whose protein sequence is MRPAQIITLVAFFVVVAVTVPAVADEGDGSMTARLQARAEAPPSPAVERPDLEGLTVPDRLFYMRATDHIRCVRAIADVTGDGRDEVIVGVDESQADNIFCLDGASSDEATVVWAQHPISGASNGSPYHESIVPVSDPDGNGYQNLLVGTVWGGRSAHNLDGFAGDILWTFDTYLEPESGWVYSLAELNDITGDGVPEVAFGAGSYNDTIYLVDGASSLPGQATVIWQRQMLDAVVSVQNLGDVDGDGDHDVLLAVGDSGYKVVCMSGGSTNPSGTILWEYPTGSRSAYAVGVLPDITGDGINEALAVLWATGGSSIRCLNGATGSLVWSSTQVSDYGMMVDVLEDVTGDGHDEIIVASWENAVIVLNGLTGGQVWKTPVGTLNGGDVWYVHSIDDLNADGLQDVVAGSFDTYAYAMSGADGTVLWSFPTGNRVYSIYPVGDLNADGTPEVAVGNQNLSGSLLEVVHVLDGSDIPGVPDFTLSADPGSVQICAGESAEYTVDVGAVSGFSSPVNLAATGNPAGSTTAFVPNPVTPPGASQLFIGDTGGAAAGTYTVTISGTASGSPGHTVDVTLDVVVPAPPPALTAPPNGAPDQPLRPTFQWTAAAGAATYWLEVDDDPAFASPAIDEPGIAATSFTPAGDLDAETTYNWRVRSENLCGPGAASTVFTFTTEGLMPFADGFESGDTSAWSATVP, encoded by the coding sequence ATGAGACCAGCGCAGATCATCACCTTGGTGGCATTCTTCGTGGTGGTGGCGGTCACCGTCCCGGCTGTCGCCGACGAGGGCGACGGCTCGATGACGGCGAGGCTCCAGGCCCGGGCCGAGGCGCCGCCCTCACCGGCGGTCGAGCGACCAGACCTGGAGGGGCTGACGGTCCCCGACCGGCTGTTCTACATGCGCGCGACCGACCACATCCGCTGCGTGCGCGCGATCGCCGACGTCACCGGCGACGGCCGCGACGAGGTCATCGTCGGCGTCGACGAGTCGCAGGCCGACAACATCTTCTGCCTCGACGGCGCGAGCTCGGACGAGGCGACGGTGGTGTGGGCCCAGCACCCGATCAGCGGCGCCTCCAACGGCTCGCCGTACCACGAGTCGATCGTGCCGGTCTCCGACCCGGACGGCAACGGCTACCAGAACCTCCTGGTCGGCACGGTCTGGGGCGGCCGCTCGGCGCACAACCTGGACGGATTCGCCGGCGACATCCTGTGGACCTTCGACACCTACCTCGAGCCCGAGTCCGGGTGGGTGTACTCGCTGGCCGAGCTCAACGACATCACCGGGGACGGCGTGCCCGAGGTCGCGTTCGGCGCCGGCTCCTACAACGACACCATCTACCTGGTGGACGGGGCGAGCAGCCTGCCCGGCCAGGCGACGGTGATCTGGCAGCGGCAGATGCTCGACGCCGTGGTGTCGGTGCAGAACCTCGGCGACGTCGATGGCGACGGGGACCACGACGTGCTGCTCGCGGTCGGCGACAGCGGCTACAAGGTGGTTTGCATGAGCGGGGGGTCGACCAACCCCTCGGGGACCATCCTCTGGGAGTACCCCACGGGGAGCAGGAGCGCCTATGCGGTGGGCGTCCTGCCCGACATCACCGGCGACGGGATCAACGAGGCGCTGGCCGTCCTGTGGGCGACCGGCGGCAGCTCGATCCGGTGCCTCAACGGCGCGACCGGCTCCCTCGTCTGGTCAAGCACGCAGGTCTCCGACTACGGCATGATGGTCGACGTCCTCGAGGACGTCACCGGCGACGGACACGACGAGATCATCGTCGCGTCGTGGGAGAACGCGGTGATCGTGCTCAACGGCCTGACCGGCGGCCAGGTCTGGAAGACCCCGGTCGGGACGCTCAACGGCGGCGATGTCTGGTACGTGCACTCGATCGACGACCTCAATGCCGACGGCCTCCAGGACGTGGTTGCCGGCTCCTTCGACACCTACGCCTACGCGATGAGCGGCGCCGACGGCACCGTGCTCTGGAGCTTCCCGACCGGCAACCGCGTCTACAGCATCTACCCGGTTGGCGACCTCAACGCCGACGGCACGCCCGAGGTGGCGGTCGGCAACCAGAACCTGTCGGGGAGCCTGCTCGAGGTCGTCCACGTGCTCGACGGCTCGGACATCCCGGGAGTTCCGGACTTCACCCTGTCAGCGGACCCGGGCAGCGTGCAGATCTGCGCCGGGGAGAGCGCCGAGTACACGGTCGACGTCGGCGCCGTCAGCGGCTTCTCCAGCCCGGTCAACCTGGCGGCGACCGGCAACCCGGCCGGCTCGACCACTGCCTTCGTGCCCAACCCGGTGACGCCGCCGGGCGCCAGCCAGCTCTTCATCGGCGACACCGGCGGGGCGGCCGCCGGGACCTACACCGTCACCATCAGCGGCACCGCCTCCGGCAGCCCGGGCCACACCGTCGACGTCACGCTCGACGTGGTCGTGCCGGCTCCGCCGCCGGCGTTGACCGCTCCCCCGAACGGCGCCCCGGACCAGCCGCTCCGGCCGACCTTCCAGTGGACCGCGGCGGCAGGCGCAGCCACCTACTGGCTGGAGGTCGACGACGATCCGGCGTTCGCCAGCCCGGCGATCGACGAGCCGGGGATTGCCGCAACGAGCTTCACGCCGGCCGGCGATCTCGACGCCGAGACCACCTATAACTGGCGGGTGCGGTCGGAGAACCTGTGCGGGCCCGGCGCCGCCTCGACCGTGTTCACGTTCACGACCGAGGGTCTGATGCCGTTCGCGGACGGCTTCGAGTCGGGTGACACCAGCGCGTGGTCCGCCACCGTTCCCTGA
- the rpiB gene encoding ribose 5-phosphate isomerase B: protein MTDEQRIRDLVRRVVYRTVGRAEAMVASSAQASRLVTEWQVQEVPFGGTLSVAVGALVTPLARQAALERRVTFDEAAAGGRPATAAAPERTVAIGADHAGFKLKAEVARLLGSLGYRVIDCGTGGPDPVDYPDFALEVAELVAGGRAGRGILVDGAGIGSCMAANKVPGVRAAACHDEAAAVNSREHNHANVLTLGAGLIDTERALRVVTAWLETPAGGGRHQRRVDKITDIERRYAKPPGVVR from the coding sequence GTGACGGACGAGCAGCGAATCCGCGACCTGGTGCGACGCGTGGTCTACCGCACGGTGGGCCGCGCCGAGGCGATGGTGGCGAGCTCGGCGCAGGCTTCGCGCCTGGTCACCGAGTGGCAGGTCCAGGAGGTGCCTTTCGGCGGAACGCTGTCTGTGGCTGTGGGCGCGCTGGTCACCCCGCTCGCGCGGCAGGCCGCCCTGGAGCGCCGCGTGACGTTCGACGAGGCGGCGGCCGGCGGTCGGCCGGCGACGGCCGCGGCCCCCGAGCGCACGGTGGCGATCGGGGCCGACCACGCCGGCTTCAAGCTCAAGGCCGAGGTCGCCCGGCTCCTGGGGTCGCTGGGCTACCGGGTGATTGACTGCGGCACCGGCGGCCCGGACCCGGTCGACTACCCGGACTTCGCGCTCGAGGTGGCCGAGCTCGTGGCGGGCGGGCGCGCCGGCCGCGGCATCCTGGTCGACGGCGCCGGCATCGGCTCGTGCATGGCGGCGAACAAGGTCCCGGGAGTCCGCGCCGCGGCCTGCCACGACGAGGCGGCGGCCGTCAACAGCCGCGAGCACAACCACGCCAACGTGCTGACCCTGGGCGCCGGCTTGATCGACACCGAGCGGGCGCTCCGGGTCGTGACGGCCTGGCTCGAGACGCCGGCCGGCGGCGGCCGGCACCAGCGCCGGGTCGACAAGATCACCGACATCGAGCGGCGGTACGCGAAGCCGCCGGGGGTCGTGCGATGA
- the deoC gene encoding deoxyribose-phosphate aldolase, with translation MKLDDATLELLIERVTRQVLLEIREQGAGGAPGPSPLDAGNYLHRVQPVVHAGADRIAATLGVAPTDGSLSHLIDHTLLKADATEDQIAQLCYEARKHGFASVCINPSWVKLCADLLKGSAVLVCTVVGFPLGATSPESKVFEAQKAIRDGATEVDMVINVGALKSRDWERVEGDIAGVARACHAGGAILKVIIEAALLTDEEKVAACQLAKVAGADFVKTSTGFGPGGATAEDVALMRYVVGAEMGVKAAGGIRTRADAQRMIEAGADRIGASASVKIIQEEAP, from the coding sequence ATGAAGCTCGACGACGCGACTCTCGAGCTCCTCATCGAGCGGGTCACCCGCCAGGTGCTGCTCGAGATCCGCGAGCAGGGGGCCGGCGGGGCGCCCGGTCCGAGCCCTCTGGATGCCGGCAACTACCTGCACCGGGTTCAGCCGGTGGTGCACGCCGGGGCGGACCGGATCGCCGCCACCCTCGGGGTGGCGCCGACCGACGGCAGCTTGAGCCATCTCATCGACCACACCCTGCTCAAGGCCGACGCGACCGAGGACCAGATCGCGCAGCTGTGCTACGAAGCCCGCAAGCACGGCTTCGCATCGGTCTGCATCAACCCCTCCTGGGTCAAGCTGTGCGCGGACCTGCTCAAGGGCTCCGCCGTCCTGGTGTGCACGGTGGTCGGCTTCCCGCTCGGCGCGACCTCGCCCGAGTCCAAGGTCTTCGAGGCGCAGAAGGCGATTCGCGACGGCGCGACCGAGGTTGACATGGTGATCAACGTCGGCGCGCTGAAGTCGCGGGACTGGGAGCGGGTCGAAGGCGACATCGCCGGGGTCGCGCGGGCCTGCCACGCCGGCGGGGCGATCCTGAAGGTGATCATCGAGGCGGCGCTGCTGACCGACGAGGAGAAGGTGGCCGCCTGCCAGCTCGCCAAGGTCGCCGGGGCCGACTTCGTCAAGACCTCGACCGGATTCGGGCCCGGCGGCGCCACCGCCGAGGACGTCGCGCTGATGCGCTACGTGGTCGGCGCCGAGATGGGCGTCAAGGCGGCGGGGGGGATCCGGACGCGGGCCGACGCCCAGCGCATGATCGAGGCCGGGGCCGACCGGATCGGTGCCAGCGCCAGCGTCAAGATCATCCAGGAGGAAGCGCCGTGA
- a CDS encoding BMC domain-containing protein, with product MADEYGAVEALGMIETRSYPAMVEAADAMVKAARVELVAYEKTGGGYVTAIVRGDVAAVKAAVEAGARGAEKVGQLVAIHVIPRPHANVDSTLPLGRPGKPAKR from the coding sequence ATGGCTGACGAGTACGGAGCGGTCGAGGCGCTCGGCATGATCGAGACGCGGAGCTACCCGGCGATGGTGGAGGCTGCGGACGCGATGGTCAAGGCGGCCAGGGTCGAGCTGGTGGCCTACGAGAAGACGGGGGGCGGCTACGTCACCGCGATCGTCCGCGGCGACGTCGCCGCGGTCAAGGCCGCGGTCGAGGCCGGCGCGCGGGGCGCGGAGAAGGTCGGCCAGCTGGTGGCGATCCACGTCATCCCGAGGCCGCACGCCAACGTCGACAGCACGCTGCCGCTCGGTCGCCCAGGCAAGCCCGCCAAGCGGTGA
- a CDS encoding EutN/CcmL family microcompartment protein, giving the protein MLLARVVGTVVASRKEPSLDGLKFLVLRQLDVDARPTGGYRVAIDAVGAGMGDVVLFATGSSARQTSVTDKRPVDGVIMAIVDTLEVDGAVAYDKAQGG; this is encoded by the coding sequence ATGCTGCTGGCACGAGTGGTGGGCACGGTGGTGGCGAGCCGCAAGGAGCCGTCGCTCGACGGCCTCAAGTTCCTGGTCTTGAGGCAGCTCGACGTCGACGCACGGCCGACCGGCGGCTACCGGGTGGCGATCGACGCGGTCGGGGCGGGGATGGGTGACGTGGTGCTGTTCGCCACCGGCAGCTCCGCCCGCCAGACCTCGGTCACGGACAAGCGGCCGGTCGACGGCGTGATCATGGCGATCGTCGACACCCTCGAGGTGGACGGTGCGGTCGCCTACGACAAGGCGCAGGGCGGCTGA
- a CDS encoding aldehyde dehydrogenase EutE: MKRPDVDAVVARVMAELRQGQSGRHGPRPDARTEAAERPPQPAAAPRHGSSLFDEVDAAVEAAQQAHRRLRDLPLEVRERMIAHIRRAMRANAQPLAYESWGETGMGRYEDKIEKILLNANKAPGTELLSTGAWSGDGGLTVVEYAPYGVIGSIVPSTNPVSTVVCNSLSMVAAGNAVVFNAHPGARGCSNRAVELVNDAIVEAGGPADLVCAVAQPTIGTAQQIMGHGGVNLLVVTGGAAVVQAAMASGKRAICAGPGNPPVVVDETADVRQAGRDIVRGASFDNNIICTDEKEVFAVAAIADELVAQMCAHGAVRIDGGQLERLRGSIFAEPPRRGERGRMNPAFIGKNANRLLAEIGVEAGDEVRLVVVEVERDDPLVLTEQMMPVLPVVRVRDADEGIDLARAAERGCRHTAVMHSKNLDHLSRMAREMDCSIFVKNGVSYDGLGHGGEGYCSFTIASPTGEGLTSPVSFSRVRRCVLKDSFRIV, from the coding sequence GTGAAGCGCCCCGACGTCGACGCCGTGGTCGCGCGGGTGATGGCCGAGCTGCGCCAAGGCCAGAGCGGTCGTCACGGTCCCCGCCCTGACGCCAGGACGGAGGCCGCCGAGCGGCCGCCGCAGCCGGCGGCGGCGCCGCGCCATGGCAGCAGCCTGTTCGACGAGGTCGACGCGGCGGTCGAGGCGGCGCAGCAGGCCCACCGCCGGCTGCGCGACCTGCCGCTCGAGGTTCGCGAGCGGATGATCGCGCACATCCGGCGCGCCATGCGCGCCAATGCCCAGCCGCTGGCGTACGAGTCCTGGGGCGAGACGGGGATGGGCCGCTACGAGGACAAGATCGAGAAGATCCTGCTCAACGCCAACAAGGCGCCGGGCACCGAGCTGCTGTCGACCGGCGCCTGGAGCGGGGACGGCGGGCTGACGGTGGTCGAGTACGCGCCGTACGGGGTGATCGGCTCGATCGTCCCGAGCACCAACCCGGTCTCGACCGTGGTCTGCAACTCGCTCTCGATGGTCGCGGCCGGCAACGCGGTCGTCTTCAACGCCCACCCCGGGGCCCGCGGCTGCTCCAACCGGGCGGTCGAGCTGGTCAACGACGCGATCGTCGAGGCCGGGGGGCCGGCCGACCTGGTGTGCGCGGTTGCGCAGCCGACGATCGGCACCGCCCAGCAGATCATGGGTCACGGGGGGGTCAACCTGCTGGTCGTCACCGGCGGCGCGGCGGTGGTCCAGGCGGCGATGGCGAGCGGCAAGCGGGCGATCTGCGCCGGTCCCGGCAACCCGCCGGTGGTAGTGGATGAAACCGCCGACGTCCGGCAGGCGGGGCGCGACATCGTGCGCGGCGCGTCGTTCGACAACAACATCATCTGCACCGACGAGAAGGAGGTGTTCGCGGTCGCCGCAATCGCCGACGAGCTGGTCGCGCAGATGTGCGCCCACGGCGCGGTGCGGATCGACGGCGGCCAGCTCGAGCGGCTGCGAGGCTCGATCTTCGCCGAACCCCCGCGGCGCGGCGAGCGCGGCCGCATGAACCCGGCCTTCATCGGCAAGAACGCCAACCGGCTGCTCGCCGAGATCGGGGTCGAGGCCGGCGACGAGGTGCGGCTGGTGGTCGTGGAGGTCGAGCGCGACGACCCCCTCGTCCTGACCGAGCAGATGATGCCGGTCCTGCCGGTGGTCCGGGTGCGCGACGCGGACGAGGGCATCGACCTCGCCAGGGCGGCCGAGCGCGGCTGCCGGCACACCGCGGTGATGCACTCGAAGAACCTCGACCATCTCAGCCGGATGGCGCGCGAGATGGACTGCAGCATCTTCGTGAAGAACGGCGTCTCCTACGACGGCCTCGGCCACGGCGGCGAGGGCTACTGCTCGTTCACCATCGCCAGCCCGACCGGCGAGGGGCTGACCAGCCCGGTGAGCTTCAGCCGCGTGCGCCGGTGCGTGCTCAAGGACTCCTTCCGGATCGTGTGA
- a CDS encoding BMC domain-containing protein, with amino-acid sequence MIEPALALIDFGSIAAGIEAADAMAKRAQIDILRAGTVQPGRYLVLIGGAVADVEESLAAGRAVGGTAVLDHVFLPHVHPEVVAAIGGGRVPGLEDALGVVETATAAAVIHAADAGVKGADVRLVEIRLADGLGGKGIVLFSGVVADVQTAVELGGAALERPEQLVRSVVIPRLHPSMWKNISDATRFSARVLERL; translated from the coding sequence ATGATCGAACCAGCCCTTGCCCTGATCGACTTCGGCAGCATCGCGGCCGGCATCGAGGCGGCGGACGCGATGGCCAAGCGCGCCCAGATCGACATCCTCCGCGCCGGCACGGTCCAGCCCGGCCGTTACCTGGTGCTGATCGGGGGCGCGGTGGCCGACGTCGAGGAGTCGCTCGCCGCCGGCCGTGCGGTGGGCGGCACCGCCGTCCTCGACCACGTCTTCCTGCCCCACGTCCACCCCGAGGTGGTGGCGGCGATCGGCGGCGGCCGGGTGCCCGGGCTCGAGGACGCCCTCGGCGTGGTCGAGACCGCCACCGCGGCGGCGGTGATCCACGCCGCCGACGCCGGCGTCAAGGGCGCCGACGTGCGGCTGGTCGAGATCCGGCTGGCCGACGGCCTCGGCGGCAAGGGGATCGTGCTCTTCTCGGGCGTGGTGGCCGACGTGCAGACCGCGGTCGAGCTCGGGGGCGCGGCCCTCGAGCGGCCGGAGCAGCTGGTGCGCAGCGTCGTCATCCCCCGGCTCCACCCGAGCATGTGGAAGAACATCTCCGACGCAACGCGGTTCTCGGCGCGGGTGCTGGAGCGGCTGTGA
- a CDS encoding EutN/CcmL family microcompartment protein, with translation MRLARVIGTVVATRRSAGLDGVKLLVVQPLDEDRQPTGRPEVAADATAQAGPGHLVFMVASREGAQAMPERFAPVDLAITGLVDDVHVVEAARRCPPTATWRREE, from the coding sequence GTGAGGCTGGCCCGCGTGATCGGCACCGTCGTCGCGACCCGGCGCAGCGCCGGCCTGGACGGCGTCAAGCTGCTCGTGGTCCAACCGCTGGACGAGGACCGGCAGCCCACCGGCCGGCCAGAGGTGGCGGCCGACGCCACCGCCCAGGCCGGGCCAGGGCACCTCGTGTTCATGGTGGCGAGCCGCGAGGGCGCGCAGGCGATGCCCGAGCGGTTCGCGCCGGTCGACCTCGCGATCACCGGCCTGGTCGACGACGTGCACGTTGTCGAGGCTGCGCGGCGCTGCCCGCCGACCGCCACCTGGCGCCGGGAGGAGTGA
- a CDS encoding EutN/CcmL family microcompartment protein, with protein sequence MYLGRVIGSVVATVKIGHLEGRRLLMVDRVDPNGAVTGAYDIAVDVVQAGPGDTVLVLDEGNGARQILGLDPGAVRTVIVGIVDEVALI encoded by the coding sequence ATGTACCTGGGCAGGGTGATCGGCTCAGTGGTGGCGACGGTCAAGATCGGCCACCTCGAGGGACGGCGCCTGCTGATGGTCGACCGGGTGGACCCCAACGGCGCCGTCACCGGCGCCTACGACATCGCGGTCGACGTCGTCCAGGCCGGGCCGGGCGACACCGTGCTGGTGCTCGACGAGGGCAACGGCGCACGCCAGATCCTCGGCCTCGACCCCGGCGCGGTGCGGACGGTCATCGTCGGCATCGTCGACGAGGTTGCGCTCATCTGA
- a CDS encoding glutathione peroxidase, with protein sequence MKYVALTLSFAAIAAAAFLLAGPGPQAVAEEPSTPAVINHTVSTLEGESLDLSTFRGKPMLIVNTASKCGYTPQFAGLQKLHERYGERGLVVVGFPCNDFMGQDPGTAVEIGEFCRRNYGVTFPMMAKVHVKGKEKAPIYRTLTEDTAEDIRGEIKWNFTKFLVDADGHVVARFGSSVEPEDPEVIAAIEKLLPKV encoded by the coding sequence ATGAAGTACGTCGCCCTCACGCTCTCATTCGCGGCGATCGCCGCGGCCGCGTTCCTTCTCGCCGGCCCCGGGCCGCAGGCGGTCGCCGAGGAGCCGTCCACGCCGGCCGTGATCAACCACACCGTGTCCACGCTCGAGGGAGAGAGCCTCGACCTGTCGACCTTCCGCGGCAAGCCGATGCTGATCGTCAACACCGCTTCGAAGTGCGGCTACACCCCGCAGTTCGCCGGCCTCCAGAAGCTGCACGAGCGCTACGGCGAGCGCGGACTGGTGGTCGTCGGCTTCCCGTGCAACGACTTCATGGGCCAGGATCCGGGAACCGCCGTCGAGATCGGCGAGTTCTGCCGCAGGAACTACGGCGTCACCTTCCCGATGATGGCCAAGGTCCACGTCAAGGGCAAGGAGAAGGCGCCCATCTACCGCACCCTGACCGAGGACACCGCCGAGGACATTCGCGGCGAGATCAAGTGGAACTTCACCAAGTTCCTGGTCGACGCCGACGGCCACGTGGTGGCCCGCTTCGGCTCGTCGGTCGAGCCCGAGGACCCCGAGGTGATCGCCGCCATCGAGAAGCTGCTGCCGAAGGTCTAA
- a CDS encoding TlpA disulfide reductase family protein: MGDRDALASAPCRRAGRAAVIGFLLLGLAAAAGAGQQDFKLKDMDGNAFRLADHRGEVVYVTFWATWCVPCRRELPLLESMYAELKDRGLLVIGVNTDPAANKSKIKPFVNQYKFSFPTVLDPDNNVHDTYNPTRELPYGLLIDREGNLHKTYAGYRTGDEELLREDILKLLGDAEGAAGAAAGEPGAAQDE, from the coding sequence ATGGGAGATCGTGATGCGTTGGCGTCAGCGCCGTGCCGGCGGGCCGGCCGCGCGGCGGTGATCGGCTTCCTGCTGCTCGGGCTGGCGGCGGCCGCGGGCGCCGGACAGCAGGACTTCAAGCTCAAGGACATGGATGGCAACGCCTTCCGGCTCGCCGACCACCGGGGCGAGGTGGTCTACGTGACCTTCTGGGCGACCTGGTGCGTGCCGTGCCGGCGCGAGCTGCCGCTGCTCGAGAGCATGTACGCCGAGCTCAAGGACCGGGGGCTGCTGGTGATCGGGGTCAACACCGACCCGGCCGCCAACAAGAGCAAGATCAAGCCCTTCGTCAACCAGTACAAGTTCAGCTTCCCGACCGTGCTCGATCCCGACAACAACGTCCACGACACCTACAACCCGACCCGCGAGCTGCCGTACGGCCTGCTGATCGACCGCGAGGGCAACCTCCACAAGACCTACGCCGGCTACCGGACCGGCGACGAGGAGCTGCTCCGCGAGGACATTCTGAAGCTGCTCGGCGACGCCGAAGGCGCCGCCGGCGCCGCCGCCGGCGAGCCGGGAGCGGCCCAGGATGAGTAG